The Thalassospira sp. TSL5-1 sequence ACTATGTAACGTCGTTATTCAGCCGGTTGATCAATCTAACGAGGGTGCCGATGAAGGTTCGTGTTTTCAAACCCGCGAAAAATGCCATGCAGTCCGGCCGCGCCGGGACCAAGCATTGGGTCATGGAATTTGAACCACAAGATCGGAAAAAAGCGGATCAGCTGATGGGCTGGATCGGGTCGACAGATACCCGTGGTCAGGTTCGGATGGAATTTGAAACCCTGGAAGAAGCGCAGGCTTTTGCGGCAAAGCATAATCTGATTGCCGAAATCGAACAGCCCAAATCCCGCAAAATCCAGATCAAATCCTACGCTGACAATTTTGCTTTCAAACGCGTTGTCTGATTGTGTTTTCTGGTTTGCGCGTCAAACCAGTTCCGGGGCGGGTAACGCCCCGTTTTGCTGTAAAGCCCGTATGGGATGCTGTCATTAAGTCTGGATACAGCACCTTCAAAAGGCCCTTTCGGCCTCTGCGGTCCCTTAGCTCAACTGGATAGAGCAACAGACTTCTAATCTGTAGGTTGCTGGTTCGAGTCCAGCAGGGATCGCCATTTTTCATCTGAAATTAAGTTGTTAGACGGAATTTCACGCATCATTCAGCATTTTGATGCGTGATTTGCATATCGTGCTCTAAAATTTTTGCGCGCGTCATTTTGTGGGCACATTCTTTGTTCTTCCACATTTTTCAGCGTTTTGGCGCGTAATATAACAGTGTATGAAGAGCTTTAATAAGCTGATTTTTATCATCACATATCCCTTATAAATTGATTAAATAGCGCCAATATATCCTAATATTAGTGATGTTTG is a genomic window containing:
- a CDS encoding ETC complex I subunit; its protein translation is MKVRVFKPAKNAMQSGRAGTKHWVMEFEPQDRKKADQLMGWIGSTDTRGQVRMEFETLEEAQAFAAKHNLIAEIEQPKSRKIQIKSYADNFAFKRVV